One Lytechinus variegatus isolate NC3 chromosome 14, Lvar_3.0, whole genome shotgun sequence genomic region harbors:
- the LOC121427576 gene encoding peroxisome biogenesis factor 10-like: MATFQSAGQAEIIRSSQKDEVYQTQLRGSIHDVVQSLIGARFWVRWRKELDVVSDVLYFGLTTVAGFQTLGEEYVNILQVDNSRRAIPSLQRRIALVALHIGAPYLLDKTLTRLSYHLEAGYRIPNLSDDVNNRLRLWLPSVRRALTFVNRIHMAVFYLRGLFYHIAKRFSGVQYLQVRRSAVSQALQKSFHFLGWLSGIQLGVSLLWHALQLRNMMIHQSADEAEEEDRNPANDAQVVDPRWRCSLCLERRKNTTCPPCGHLYCWQCIMEWCRTKPECPICRDGFHASRLVRLQNYDKR; the protein is encoded by the exons ATGGCAACCTTCCAGTCAGCAGGTCAGGCCGAGATCATCAGAAGCAGTCAGAAAGATGAAGTTTATCAGACACAGCTGAGAGGCAGTATCCATGATGTCGTCCAGTCACTAATAG GTGCAAGATTTTGGGTGAGATGGAGAAAGGAGCTGGATGTTGTCTCTGATGTGTTGTACTTTGGACTAACCACAGTAGCAg GCTTTCAAACCCTTGGTGAAGAGTATGTGAATATACTTCAAGTGGATAATAGTAGGAGAGCCATTCCATCATTGCAG AGACGTATAGCTCTAGTAGCTCTTCACATTGGTGCCCCCTATCTCCTGGACAAGACCCTGACCAGGCTCTCCTACCACCTTGAAGCAGGCTACAGGATACCCAACCTCTCTGATGATGTCAACAACCGGCTACGTCTTTGGTTGCCCTCCGTCAGGCGTGCATTGACCTTCGTTAACCGTATCCACATGGCTGTTTTCTACCTACGAGGGCTGTTCTATCACATCGCTAAGAGATTTTCTGGAGTGCAATAT CTCCAAGTCAGGAGGAGTGCAGTATCCCAGGCCCTGCAGAAAAGCTTTCACTTCCTTGGCTGGTTATCAGGTATTCAGCTGGGTGTCAGTCTGCTATGGCATGCATTGCAGCTCAGAAATATGATGATCCATCAGTCTGCCGATGAAGCTGAGGAAGAAGACAG AAATCCTGCCAATGATGCGCAGGTTGTTGACCCAAGATGGCGCTGTTCACTATGCCTGGAACGTCGTAAGAACACTACATGCCCTCCCTGTGGTCATCTATACTGCTGGCAGTGTATCATGGAGTGGTGTCGAACAAAG